In the Burkholderia multivorans ATCC BAA-247 genome, CGAGTTCCTCGGCGCGTTCTGCCGCGTGAGCTTCCGGATCGATGGGCTCGACGGCCAGGAGATCGTCGCCGATCTGTCGTATCGCGACGTCGACCGCACCGGCGTGTGCGCCGGCGCGCGCGTCGATCTCGCGCTCGATCGCGAGCATGTCCGTGTGTTCCCCGTTGCCCAGGAGCGACTGCAATGAGCGCCGTCCTCGCCGAGCGCCGCCGCGGCGCTACCGCCCCCGCCGACGTGCGGCAGATCACGCACTGGCACGATCGCGTCGCGCAGCTCGCGCTCGTCGCGATGGCCGCGCTGCTGTCACTGTTCCTGCTGCTGCCGCTCGCGCTCGTCGTGCATAAATGCTTCGTCGATGCGGACGGCCATTTCGTCGGCCTGCACAACTTCGTCACGTATCTCGAGGACAGCGCCGTGCTGCGCTCGATGCTGCATTCGTTGACGGTCGGCGCGCTCGTCACCGCGATCGTCGTGCCGATGGCGTTCACGTTCGCCTATGCGCTCACGCGTTCGTGTATGCCGTTCAAGAATGCCGCGCGCACGATCGCGCTGCTGCCGCTGCTCGCGCCGACGCTGCTGTCTGCCGTGTCGTTCATCTACTGGTTCGGCAACGCGGGGCTGCTCAAGCCGCTGCTGCACGGTCACTCGATCTACGGGCTGCCGGGAATCGTCGTCAGCATGGTCTACGCGTCGTTTCCGCACGTGCTGATGATCCTCGTCACCGCGCTGTCGCTCGCGGACGGGCGCCTGTACGAAGCGGCCGCCGCGATGGGCACGAGCCGCACGCGCAAGTTCTTCACGATCACGTTGCCCGGCGCGAAATACGGGCTCATCAGCGCGACGATGGTGTCGTTCACGATGTGCATCAACGACTTCGGCGTGCCGGTCGTGATCGGGGGATCGTACAACGTGCTGTCGACCGACATCTACAAGCTGATCATCGGGCTGCAGGACTTCAACCGCAGCGCGGTCGTGAGCCTGATGCTGCTGTGCCCGGCGCTCGTCGCGTTCGGCGTCGACTACTTCATCCGCCGCCGCCAGCAGTCGCAGCTCGGCGCACGCTCGACGCCGTATCAGCCGAAACCGTCGCGCGGCTTCGATCTCGCGATGTTCGCGTACTGCGCGATCGTCTGTGCGTTCTTCCTCGCGGTCGTCGGGATCGCGGTGTTCGCGTCGTTCGTGAAGTTCTGGCCGTATCAGATGAGCGTCGGGCTGCAGCACTATCGGATGGGACTCATCGCGGCCGGCATCTTCGACGCGTACAAGAACAGCCTGAAGATGGCGGCGACCGTCGCGATCGGCGGCACGATCGTCGTGTTCGGCGGCGCCTATCTGATCGAGAAGACGCGCGGCGCGCGCTGGCTGCGCGGCTTCATCAGCCTGTGCGCGATCCTGCCGATGGGTGTGCCGGGGCTCGTGCTCGGCATCAGCTACATCTTCCTGTTCAATGCGCCCGGCAATCCGCTGAGCGGGCTGTACGGCACGCTGTGGCTGCTTGCGATCGTCACCGTCGTCCACTACTACGCATCGAGCCACCTGACGGCCGTCACCGCGCTGCGGCAGATCGACGGCGAATTCGAGGCCGTGTCGGCGTCACTGAAGGTGCCGTTCTACAAGACCTTCGTGCGCGTCACGGTGCCGGTGTGCCTGCCCGCGATCCTGCTGATCGCGCGCTATCTGTTCGTGAACGGGATGACGACCGTATCGGCCGTCGCGTTCCTCTACTCGCCGGACACGCAGCCCGCGTCGGTCGCGATCCTGAACCTCGACGATGCGGGACAGATGGGCCCGGCCGCCGCGATGGCGACGCTCGTGCTCGCGACGTCGTCGTGCGCGTGCCTGCTGTTTGCCTGCGTGTCGCACGTGCTGCTGCGTCGCACGCAGGCTTGGCGCACACCGTATCGCCGCTGATTTCCCGATGCACCGATCCGATGCCCGACTTCCTCAAGGAGAAACCATGACGCTCGCCGATCAGCCCATCCTGCTCACGCCCGGCCCTCTGACGACCTCCGCGCGCACGCGCGACGCGATGCTGCGCGACTGGGGGTCGTGGGACAGCGACTTCAACGCGATCACGGCGCGGCTGCGTACGCGGCTCGTGCAGATCGTGCACGGCGAAGACACGCACGAATGCGTGCCGCTCCAAGGCAGCGGCACGTTCTCGGTCGAAGCGGCGATCGGCACGCTCGTGCCGCGCGACGGCCACGTGCTGGTGCCGAACAACGGCGCGTACTGCCAGCGCATCGCGAAGATCTGCCGCGTGCTCGGCCGCCGGCTGACGACGATCGACTACAGCGAAGACCGCCGCGTCGATCCGGCCGACGTCGATCGCGCGCTCGCC is a window encoding:
- a CDS encoding putative 2-aminoethylphosphonate ABC transporter permease subunit, whose protein sequence is MSAVLAERRRGATAPADVRQITHWHDRVAQLALVAMAALLSLFLLLPLALVVHKCFVDADGHFVGLHNFVTYLEDSAVLRSMLHSLTVGALVTAIVVPMAFTFAYALTRSCMPFKNAARTIALLPLLAPTLLSAVSFIYWFGNAGLLKPLLHGHSIYGLPGIVVSMVYASFPHVLMILVTALSLADGRLYEAAAAMGTSRTRKFFTITLPGAKYGLISATMVSFTMCINDFGVPVVIGGSYNVLSTDIYKLIIGLQDFNRSAVVSLMLLCPALVAFGVDYFIRRRQQSQLGARSTPYQPKPSRGFDLAMFAYCAIVCAFFLAVVGIAVFASFVKFWPYQMSVGLQHYRMGLIAAGIFDAYKNSLKMAATVAIGGTIVVFGGAYLIEKTRGARWLRGFISLCAILPMGVPGLVLGISYIFLFNAPGNPLSGLYGTLWLLAIVTVVHYYASSHLTAVTALRQIDGEFEAVSASLKVPFYKTFVRVTVPVCLPAILLIARYLFVNGMTTVSAVAFLYSPDTQPASVAILNLDDAGQMGPAAAMATLVLATSSCACLLFACVSHVLLRRTQAWRTPYRR